The Arvicola amphibius chromosome 5, mArvAmp1.2, whole genome shotgun sequence genome contains the following window.
TAATCTCTTCAGAATTTTAGTGATAATAGAAAGGAGAACCATATTAACTATAAGCATTATTTGAAAAGGGCTGTGCTAAGAGTGCATGTAGTAGGCCAGTAGCCAGAAGTTACAGAGGTTAAAGATGGCCTAATCTAAAGAAAGTGTCCTGAACTAGAATAGGAACATAGGCGGACAGTCACCTGTTGATGCACTTATTTAACATTGAGCAGATACCACAATGTGAGGTAATAATGTGTTGAGATATACTGGGGCTAgctagatggctcagttggccaGGCGACCTGTTACCAACCctggtgatctgagttcagttcccaggatacACAAAGTGGAAATAGTGAGCTGACTTCTACAAGTTATTCTTTGATCTCCACCCATGTACTcccccacactcatgcacacacacgtatttacacacacatgcatgtgcacacccagttgtaaatgaataaaatgtgatttaaaaagcTTCAAGTACATAAAAGCCATCTgccttattaataaaaataagatgtacttaaaaataagttgttttgtttgtttctctgcccTATAGTTGTTCATTACTCTCCAAGGTTgttaaggtttttttgttgttttctttcatctctcaGTGTTAAAGCTTTACATGTTTTGTCTGTCACATATAGTTTACAAAACTCAAGACAAGAAAGTAAGTAGCTTTGTCTGTCTGGAGctgggttctttttgtttttcattcctccatgatattttaaaattcagccctttattatttccttcttgcttAGAGCCCTCTTTAGTCCTTTATATTAGATAACAATAATTCTTGTAAGTATCCTTTATTTGAGAATTCCTTGATTTATCCATGTCAGAAGGGTATATTTGCTGAATATCCAAATCTAGACAGacagttctttcctttcagtACCTGAAAAAAAACATGCTGCTGTCTTCCACTGTCTGTGTTTTGTAATGAGAcgtttttcttttatcattttcccTTTATTGGGTATGACTTCTGCCTTGCTCTCAAGAttatttctcctcttcccccctcctccacaTTCTTTCCCCAAACTTCTGTCTTTTGCATTCagtggtgtttctttttttttttttttttttttttttttttttttttttttttttttttttttttttttttgaagtgattctgcttttatttccttcacgTTAAGCCAATCATGGAATTTCACAGTGATTgctggggtggggcagaaggAAAGTGTATTCAGAATGACGGAGGCCACGGCCTGGTTGGCCTGAGAAGGTGCGAGCAGGGGGGCCTCACTGGGGAAGCTGGAGGAGCACCGACTGCCCCGCTGGCAGGTAGGTGATGTTCCCAGAGCGGGAGAGCTGGTAAGCAATGTCCTCAGCTGCTTCCAGCTTCCGCAGCTCAATCAGTCCATCGCCTGCCGTGGCCAGGGAGTTGGCGATCAGCTCGGCTGCCTTGGAGTCGCCCTCAGCAGAGATGATGGCTGCCTTCTTCTGCTGCTCAGCCTTTTCCACCACAAATCTGGCCCTCTCCgcttcctgctgagccacctgttTGGCTTCCACTGCTTCTGTGAACTCCTTCCCGAAGGTCAGATGTGTCAAGGACACATCATCAAGGATGAGCCCAAATGTTGCTGCTCTCTCTGTGAGGTCATCGCTCACCTGCCGGGAGACCAGCTCTCGCTGGGTGATCAATTCTCCAGCATCAAAGCGAGCCACCACTGACTTGAGGATCTCTGTAGTGATGGAAGGTAGCACCCGCTCATCATAGTCCTCGCCGATGCTGGTGTAGATACGAGGGAGCTGGCTGGCCACCGGCCGGAAGAGGATCCGTAGTGTGATGTTGACGTTCTGCAAATCTTTGCTACCAGTGATGACTGGTACATTCCGTGGTCGCGAGCGGCAGTCAAAGATAATTGGTTTCTGTACCCAAGGGATGAGAAAGTGAGTCCCTTCCCCTACCACGACGTCCTGTACTCCACGGAATCGGTCAAAGATGACAGCTCTGTGCCCGGCATCCACATTATACAAGGCGGAGTTCACCACGCCTCCTGCCACTGCTAAAGCCAGGCCGAACTTTCCGATGGACTCAAACACTTTGGCAGCCATGATTCCTTCTGTGCACCCACTCACACCTGCTtccactctgacctccacatgaattcCCCTCAATGGTGTTTCTTGACATGGATTTTTAGGATTTAATTCTGTTGAGGGTCTGCTCAACTTTCAGCTGTTACATCTTGAATGTTCTTTCATCCCCTTCCTTGTGCTCTTTTTCTGGTATTGGAGTGGCACTCAGGTGAATCTTTTGTTATGTTGCCATAGTTCCTGTAGgctatgtttattttcttttttcatctgttttctctctgctgatCAGGAGGTGTATTGTGTATTGTATTTTCAACTTCATTAATTTTCCCATGTCTTTTATTCTATTGAGTCCATGCAGAGggcattttattttgattattgtaattttcagtttctaattttcagttttattcttctgaaattgttgtttcttttctgaggcattctaatttttcatttgtttgaagcATACACATTGAAACATTTCAGGATGACCAATTTAAAGTCCTCTGCAGGAAACAATAAAATTCTTATCTAACATCTGGGTTATTTCAGTATTGATatctgttgattttcttttcttattgaattaatattttcttgACTCTTGGTATGGCATATGATAATTGTGTTGTGGACAATTGAAATATTGTATTATAGTCTTATTTAAATCCTCTTTTTTAGTATAGCTTTCTGATATCACACCAATGGGAAAGAAGAGGTTCTGCATTGCATTGAGATTGGAATGAAAGTTCAGGGTCCTTCCTATACATTCTTTGGCACATGTGAATAAGAATCTCATTATTGCTGGGTGGGGATGGAAGCTTAATCACCTGTAGATACCATTACCACCTGATGAAGGCAGAGACTTTCCTGGTGACTTACATTCTGCCGCTGGAACAGTAAACTTCTTCAGTTCTGGTTAGCTTTCTATGCTACTCTTGCAAACAGGGATATCTTATTATTGTTAAGTGGAGtgaagcttctttcttcccatgaAGCTTCCAGTGATGACCATAAGCACAGAGGAAGGAGTAAAAGTGGGGATTCAATTCCTGGATTTCACTCCCTCTTCTGTGGAACCACCCCTGGGGAAAGAAGGTGGTATGTGGGCTTCCTGAAGTCCCCTGAGGAGTTGCAGTCTTTTTCTATGGTGTCTGGATGAAATAAAGCAATCTTGGCTATTCTGCTTGGTTTCTCCTTTAATGATCAATCTTTTCTCTTGACTTTACCTGTGTGAAGGCATTTACTCAGTACCAGATCAAGCGGCATTCCCAACATCAGAGTAGAAGCTAAGGTGGGTGATGGCAGTGGATTTTGCTGGACCAGAGAGAGAGTTCGAGTTACAATAACTTTTCATTTTAGCAGCCCACTAGGTCTTTAGTATCCCCACCTCAGAGTTTTTACTGTTTCACATGCCACCATATTCATTCTACTCAGaggcttcattttccttttctatgtgGTCCATTTTCATGTTAAGTCTTTATGCTCCTGGAAGAGGTCCTTCTCTGTATCCTCTTCACCTGATTGGCTTAGTTGTTTAGATTTCAATGGGATCATACTCAATACAAGTTGCTACTGATGTAGGTCATTTGTGAGGGCTTCTTTCTTCAGTACAGAGTGTGGTAACTGGTTGCTTTTCTCACTTCTACATGGTGGTTAGCCATACTGCAGCATGCCTATTTGTTTCATGGTTTGTTGTACACCTTTTTCTCAGGTTTCATCTCTTATATCTAGTACATCCTTTTCAGTTACATAACCAAGATTCAGGTAAGTAAGTCCTCCCTTCAGTGAAGAAGACTTTTACTTGGATTTTCCTAAGATCTCACTCCAGGTATAGAGCTAAAGTCTCACTATGCTAGGGAAAAGGAAATATGGGTCATTCTCAAATCTTGTAAAATcaagaaagagattttaaaactaaatgtaAGACTATACATTTTTATATCCTGCTGCTTACAAAATACAAGTAGGGCTGGCtgacaatt
Protein-coding sequences here:
- the LOC119814156 gene encoding prohibitin-like, whose protein sequence is MAAKVFESIGKFGLALAVAGGVVNSALYNVDAGHRAVIFDRFRGVQDVVVGEGTHFLIPWVQKPIIFDCRSRPRNVPVITGSKDLQNVNITLRILFRPVASQLPRIYTSIGEDYDERVLPSITTEILKSVVARFDAGELITQRELVSRQVSDDLTERAATFGLILDDVSLTHLTFGKEFTEAVEAKQVAQQEAERARFVVEKAEQQKKAAIISAEGDSKAAELIANSLATAGDGLIELRKLEAAEDIAYQLSRSGNITYLPAGQSVLLQLPQ